The following are from one region of the Nicotiana tabacum cultivar K326 chromosome 3, ASM71507v2, whole genome shotgun sequence genome:
- the LOC107810766 gene encoding histone H4, whose product MSGRGKGGKGLGKGGAKRHRKVLRDNIQGITKPAIRRLARRGGVKRISGLIYEETRGVLKIFLENVIRDAVTYTEHARRKTVTAMDVVYALKRQGRTLYGFGG is encoded by the coding sequence ATGTCAGGAAGAGGAAAGGGAGGAAAAGGATTGGGCAAAGGAGGAGCTAAACGACACCGTAAGGTGCTTCGTGATAACATCCAGGGAATCACGAAGCCTGCAATTCGGCGTTTGGCTCGTAGAGGAGGAGTGAAACGTATTTCTGGTTTGATTTACGAGGAGACACGAGGTGTATTGAAGATATTTTTGGAGAATGTGATTCGTGATGCTGTGACCTACACCGAACATGCTAGGAGAAAGACTGTTACTGCTATGGATGTTGTTTACGCCCTCAAGAGACAGGGCAGGACTCTCTACGGATTTGGGGGTTAG